One Gimesia sp. DNA segment encodes these proteins:
- a CDS encoding divalent metal cation transporter, with translation MTDEADNSRIEQDRQLILDAKQRGTGAKLLAYTKLSGPGWLQSAITLGGGSLAGGLYLGILSGYHLMWLQPLAMIMGVIMLSAIGYVALSTKERPFTAINTHINPVLGWGWAIATLMANLVWCMPQYALGTAALQQNLAPELFTNDDSGKILAVAMMFVLSGIVIWFYDSGGWGIKLFEGILKILVGIVVICFFGVVIKMSLSTNDLDWARILAGYIPNFSLFNNPSPEFAGVLSEAGQYADYWKNLIVGNQQKVMITAAATAVGINMTFLLPYSMRAKGWDKDFRGLAMFDLSTGLFVPFVLATSCVVIAAASQFHAKPAAGLLGEKDEQGQVVQADPGLLGQYHKLLDSRIQAEVSTAEWKELSSDQQALEQKRDAIPLPERKLAAMLVNRDAFQLASALKPLAGATVSQLVFGIGVLSMAVSTIIILMLINGFVFCEMLGVEPKGMYHRIGCFMPAITGSVGSFFWKGDAKAWLAVPTSMFGMVLLPIAYLTFFFMMNSKQILGERIPTGGKRLAWNIAMGIATLLATFGSLFSIKSSSFAGYGFTALGIFIGLAIVVHFVRKPAPIEQPPAVE, from the coding sequence ATGACAGACGAAGCAGACAATTCCCGGATTGAACAAGATCGCCAGTTAATTCTGGATGCCAAACAGCGTGGTACGGGAGCCAAGTTACTGGCATACACAAAACTTTCCGGTCCCGGCTGGTTGCAGAGTGCAATCACACTGGGGGGCGGGTCCCTGGCCGGTGGTCTCTACCTGGGGATTCTCTCCGGTTATCACCTGATGTGGCTGCAGCCACTGGCGATGATCATGGGTGTGATCATGTTGAGTGCCATTGGTTACGTTGCACTCTCCACCAAAGAACGTCCCTTCACGGCGATCAATACACACATTAACCCGGTTCTCGGTTGGGGCTGGGCGATTGCGACTCTGATGGCTAACCTGGTCTGGTGTATGCCTCAGTATGCACTGGGAACCGCGGCGCTCCAGCAGAACCTGGCCCCCGAACTGTTTACCAATGATGACAGCGGGAAAATCTTAGCGGTCGCGATGATGTTCGTTCTTTCCGGGATTGTGATCTGGTTCTACGATTCGGGCGGATGGGGCATCAAGCTGTTTGAAGGGATTTTGAAGATCCTGGTCGGGATCGTGGTGATCTGCTTCTTTGGTGTGGTCATCAAGATGAGCCTTTCCACAAACGATCTGGACTGGGCCAGGATTCTGGCAGGCTATATTCCTAATTTCAGTCTGTTTAATAATCCCTCTCCTGAGTTTGCGGGTGTTTTATCCGAAGCGGGACAATATGCCGATTACTGGAAAAATCTGATTGTCGGCAATCAGCAGAAGGTGATGATCACCGCAGCAGCGACAGCCGTCGGTATCAATATGACCTTCCTGTTACCCTACTCCATGCGGGCCAAAGGCTGGGACAAGGACTTCCGTGGTCTGGCAATGTTCGACCTCTCGACCGGACTGTTTGTGCCATTCGTTTTGGCGACCAGTTGTGTTGTGATCGCAGCTGCTTCCCAGTTCCACGCGAAACCGGCGGCGGGCCTGCTGGGGGAAAAAGACGAACAGGGACAGGTTGTTCAGGCCGATCCGGGCTTGTTGGGACAGTACCATAAGCTGCTGGACAGCCGGATTCAGGCGGAAGTTTCCACCGCAGAGTGGAAGGAACTGTCGAGCGATCAACAGGCACTGGAGCAGAAACGGGATGCAATTCCCCTGCCGGAACGTAAGCTGGCTGCGATGTTGGTCAACCGAGATGCCTTCCAGCTGGCTTCTGCACTGAAGCCGCTGGCGGGAGCCACTGTCTCACAGTTGGTCTTCGGGATTGGTGTGTTATCGATGGCCGTTTCCACCATCATCATTCTGATGTTGATCAACGGTTTCGTATTCTGCGAAATGCTGGGGGTAGAACCCAAAGGGATGTATCACCGGATTGGCTGTTTCATGCCGGCGATTACGGGGTCAGTCGGCTCCTTCTTCTGGAAAGGGGATGCCAAGGCCTGGCTGGCGGTTCCGACTTCAATGTTCGGGATGGTGCTGCTGCCGATCGCTTACCTGACGTTCTTCTTTATGATGAACTCAAAGCAGATTCTGGGCGAGCGGATTCCCACCGGCGGCAAACGGCTCGCCTGGAATATCGCCATGGGGATCGCCACCCTGCTGGCGACCTTCGGTTCGCTGTTCAGTATCAAATCCAGCAGCTTTGCCGGATACGGGTTTACTGCACTGGGGATCTTTATCGGACTGGCAATCGTGGTACACTTCGTACGCAAGCCCGCACCGATTGAACAGCCCCCCGCGGTCGAATAA
- a CDS encoding rhomboid family intramembrane serine protease, translating into MRKIGTLPSEQQAKLFEDFLLTEEIGANIDTSGDEWNIWILDEDQVEQAKQELAAFTEDPGAEKYQAATRQAEAIRDERIAQARAAVKRQVKVRDTWNQPFTSRCPVTSLLIGVSVVVFLLMKYSEWNIPIRQALSICSFQVSGDMIRYDTRLLDIRQGEIWRLITPIFMHFNFLHILFDCFMTYQLGGAIEINRGSTKLALMVVLLAIPSNLAQFYWGGAHFSYGGPGFGGLSGVVYGLFGYMWMKSQYDPQSSFYVPPNMVIILMAWFFICMTGAVGNIANMAHAFGLITGIVIGLASTWWREAGKSNRTG; encoded by the coding sequence ATGCGAAAAATTGGGACGCTGCCCTCAGAGCAGCAGGCGAAACTGTTCGAAGACTTTCTGCTCACAGAGGAGATCGGCGCAAACATCGATACGTCCGGTGACGAGTGGAACATCTGGATCCTGGATGAAGATCAGGTCGAACAGGCTAAGCAGGAACTGGCCGCATTCACAGAGGATCCTGGCGCTGAGAAGTACCAGGCAGCCACCCGTCAGGCGGAAGCCATTCGGGACGAACGAATCGCCCAGGCCCGGGCGGCCGTCAAACGTCAGGTGAAAGTGCGTGATACCTGGAATCAGCCTTTTACCAGTCGCTGTCCGGTAACATCCCTGCTGATCGGTGTCAGTGTGGTCGTGTTTCTGCTGATGAAGTACAGTGAGTGGAATATTCCAATTCGTCAGGCACTCAGTATCTGCTCGTTTCAGGTTTCGGGGGATATGATTCGTTATGACACTCGTTTACTGGATATCAGGCAGGGAGAGATCTGGCGGCTGATTACCCCCATCTTCATGCATTTTAATTTTCTACATATTCTGTTCGATTGTTTCATGACCTACCAGTTAGGAGGGGCAATTGAAATCAATCGGGGTAGTACCAAGCTGGCTTTGATGGTGGTCTTGTTGGCAATCCCTTCTAACCTGGCGCAGTTTTACTGGGGAGGCGCGCATTTTTCCTACGGAGGTCCCGGGTTTGGTGGGCTCTCCGGCGTGGTCTATGGACTGTTTGGCTATATGTGGATGAAAAGCCAATATGATCCACAATCGTCGTTTTATGTGCCTCCCAATATGGTGATCATCCTCATGGCCTGGTTCTTTATCTGTATGACAGGTGCGGTAGGAAATATCGCCAATATGGCTCATGCATTCGGATTGATTACCGGTATCGTCATCGGGCTGGCATCCACGTGGTGGCGCGAGGCTGGCAAATCAAATCGAACTGGCTGA
- a CDS encoding pitrilysin family protein produces the protein MSFVSQSFVTAADNPAPPQKIRTVEGITEYELGNGMRVLLFPDASSPKVTVNLTLLVGSRHEGYGETGMAHLLEHMLFKGTPTHQNIPKELQARGAQFNGTTWYDRTNYYETLPASEDNLEFALKMEADRMLNSYVKAEDLASEMTVVRNEFERGENSPSRMLMQKVMASAFEWHNYGKSTIGNRADIERVPIDRLKAFYKKYYQPDNAVLIVAGKFETDQALQLINKYFGTIPRPERKLDKTYTEEPPQEGERIVTLKRIGEVPVVGVAYHIPAAAHKDMAALDVLESTLTDDPSGVLYQTLVKTKKASSVSGSIFALHDPGVLRLMVEVIKGNDPQVVLGIMFDTLQEVRDKGISPENVARAKQKLLKQYEQAENNSSRLAVELSEWVAMGDWRLRFLYRDALEKVTPEDVKRVADEYLKENNRTVGIFVPVEESQKVAIPQVADIEKMIGDYKGREAVATGENFDVSPENINKRTTIKTLPGGVKVALLSKKTRGEEVNLRMTLRYGNLENLQGKRTACEFLPAIMKRGTKNLTRQQIEDELNKLRAQLSLSGSPGEVNVGIKTRRDSLGKVLDILRQILREPTLPASELELLKTQQLAMLDKQKTDPQSRAILSVRRQLRPYAPEDPRYVPDIDEETARVKALTQSDLQSLYENYLGASVGEIAVVGDFAEEEIFEQLGTVLNDWKSPADYAHIPSEPHKIPGKLTEIIIPDKANAFYFAGLTFPMNSMSPEYPDLIVAGSVLGSSGLSSRLGDRVRQKEGLAYGVGAFIHADNVDPRGSISIYASCNPDNMEKVEVAIKEELELLIAKGITGEELANAQKGYLEQQEVSRTSDASLAGILTTNLFAERDMTYYIDLEKKINAVTAEAAQKAFAKFINPKDLIITVSGSLKK, from the coding sequence ATGAGTTTTGTTTCCCAATCGTTTGTGACTGCTGCAGACAACCCTGCTCCTCCTCAGAAAATTCGTACCGTGGAAGGGATCACGGAGTATGAGCTGGGTAACGGGATGCGTGTGCTGCTCTTCCCTGATGCATCCAGCCCCAAGGTGACCGTCAACCTGACACTGCTGGTCGGGTCACGGCATGAAGGCTATGGAGAGACCGGCATGGCACACCTGCTGGAGCACATGTTGTTTAAAGGGACACCTACGCATCAGAATATCCCTAAAGAACTGCAGGCCCGTGGTGCCCAGTTCAACGGAACCACCTGGTACGACCGGACGAATTACTACGAAACACTGCCCGCCAGCGAAGACAATCTGGAATTCGCCCTGAAGATGGAAGCCGACCGCATGCTGAACAGTTATGTGAAGGCAGAAGACCTGGCTTCAGAAATGACGGTTGTGCGGAACGAATTCGAACGAGGTGAAAACAGCCCGTCCCGCATGCTGATGCAAAAAGTGATGGCGTCCGCATTCGAATGGCACAACTACGGAAAATCGACAATCGGTAACCGGGCCGACATTGAGCGTGTGCCAATCGATCGTCTGAAAGCCTTCTACAAAAAATATTACCAGCCCGATAATGCCGTGCTGATTGTGGCCGGGAAGTTCGAGACGGATCAGGCTCTGCAACTGATCAACAAATATTTCGGCACCATTCCCCGTCCCGAGCGCAAGCTGGATAAAACTTACACCGAAGAGCCTCCCCAGGAAGGCGAGCGGATCGTGACACTGAAACGCATTGGGGAAGTCCCCGTTGTCGGCGTCGCATATCACATCCCCGCAGCCGCCCACAAAGATATGGCGGCTCTGGATGTACTGGAATCAACGCTTACAGATGATCCTTCCGGCGTTCTGTACCAGACCCTGGTGAAAACGAAAAAAGCATCCAGCGTATCGGGTTCGATTTTTGCGTTACACGATCCGGGCGTACTGCGGTTGATGGTGGAAGTCATCAAAGGTAATGACCCGCAGGTGGTGCTGGGCATTATGTTCGATACCCTGCAGGAGGTCCGTGATAAAGGAATCTCTCCCGAAAACGTGGCCCGCGCCAAACAGAAACTGTTGAAACAGTACGAACAGGCCGAAAACAACAGTTCCCGTCTCGCCGTTGAGCTCTCTGAATGGGTGGCGATGGGCGACTGGCGTCTGCGGTTCCTGTATCGAGATGCTCTGGAGAAAGTGACTCCCGAAGATGTCAAACGGGTCGCCGATGAATATCTGAAAGAGAACAACCGGACGGTTGGGATCTTTGTCCCCGTAGAGGAAAGCCAGAAAGTTGCCATTCCTCAGGTGGCTGACATTGAAAAGATGATCGGCGATTACAAAGGCCGCGAAGCAGTCGCGACGGGTGAAAACTTCGACGTTTCTCCTGAGAATATCAATAAACGGACCACAATTAAAACACTGCCCGGTGGTGTGAAAGTGGCGTTACTGTCCAAGAAGACTCGTGGCGAAGAGGTCAACCTGAGAATGACCCTGCGTTACGGGAACCTGGAAAATCTGCAAGGCAAGCGGACTGCTTGTGAGTTTCTGCCTGCGATCATGAAGCGGGGCACGAAAAACCTGACGCGTCAACAGATCGAAGATGAACTCAACAAGCTGCGGGCACAACTTTCGCTCTCTGGTTCTCCGGGTGAAGTGAATGTAGGAATCAAAACCCGCCGCGACAGCCTGGGCAAAGTGCTCGATATTCTGCGTCAGATTCTGCGTGAGCCAACCCTGCCCGCCAGCGAGCTGGAACTGCTGAAAACACAGCAACTGGCGATGCTGGATAAGCAGAAAACCGATCCTCAGTCGCGGGCCATTCTCTCGGTACGGCGTCAACTGCGGCCCTATGCTCCCGAAGATCCCCGTTATGTCCCGGATATCGATGAAGAGACAGCCCGCGTCAAAGCGTTGACGCAGAGTGATCTGCAGTCTCTGTATGAGAATTATCTGGGCGCCTCCGTGGGTGAAATCGCCGTTGTCGGTGATTTCGCAGAAGAGGAAATCTTCGAGCAGCTGGGAACCGTGCTGAACGACTGGAAATCTCCTGCCGACTATGCTCATATCCCATCCGAGCCACATAAGATTCCCGGCAAACTGACGGAAATCATCATTCCCGACAAAGCGAATGCATTCTATTTCGCCGGTCTGACATTTCCGATGAACAGCATGTCTCCCGAGTACCCGGATCTGATTGTCGCCGGTTCGGTTCTGGGGTCCAGCGGTCTTTCCTCACGACTGGGTGACCGGGTACGTCAGAAGGAAGGTCTGGCTTATGGCGTGGGAGCGTTCATTCACGCAGACAATGTCGATCCCCGCGGATCGATATCAATCTACGCCAGCTGCAACCCGGACAATATGGAAAAGGTCGAAGTTGCGATCAAAGAAGAGCTGGAACTGCTGATTGCCAAAGGCATCACAGGTGAAGAACTGGCGAATGCCCAGAAAGGCTACCTGGAACAACAGGAAGTTTCGCGGACCAGCGATGCTTCACTGGCCGGGATTTTGACGACGAACCTGTTCGCTGAGCGTGACATGACTTATTACATTGATCTGGAAAAGAAGATCAATGCGGTCACAGCCGAAGCGGCTCAGAAAGCGTTTGCTAAATTCATCAATCCCAAAGACCTGATTATCACGGTCTCCGGGAGTTTGAAGAAGTAG